One part of the Dunckerocampus dactyliophorus isolate RoL2022-P2 chromosome 11, RoL_Ddac_1.1, whole genome shotgun sequence genome encodes these proteins:
- the LOC129189770 gene encoding F-box and WD repeat domain-containing 11-B isoform X2 has product MEPEMEDKTLDLMNTSGMDSQNLVDDLSPKKNTVLKLSNGPVVGSRKRPSEGNYEKEKEHCIALFDQWSEADQVEFVERLISRMCHYQHGHINSYLKPMLQRDFITALPAQGLDHIAENILSFLDARSLCAAELVCKEWQRVISEGMLWKKLIERMVRTDPLWKGLSERHQWEKYLFKNRTSEVPPNSYYHSLYPKIIQDIETIEANWRCGRHNLQRIQCRSENSKGVYCLQYDDDKIISGLRDNSIKIWDKQSLECLKILTGHTGSVLCLQYDERVIVTGSSDSTVRVWEVTTGEVLNTLIHHNEAVLHLRFANGLMVTCSKDRSIAVWDMASPTDISLRRVLVGHRAAVNVVDFDDKYIVSASGDRTIKVWSTSTCEFVRTLNGHKRGIACLQYRDRLVVSGSSDNTIRLWDIECGACLRVLEGHEELVRCIRFDNKRIVSGAYDGKIKVWDLQAALDPRAPASTLCLRTLVEHSGRVFRLQFDEFQIISSSHDDTILIWDFLNVLTNGQSEGRSPSRTYTYISR; this is encoded by the exons ATGGAGCCGGAGATGGAAGACAAAACGTTGGATTTGATG AACACGTCGGGGATGGACTCACAGAACCTAGTGGATGACCTGTCGCCAAAGAAGAACACAGTTCTCAag CTTAGTAATGGTCCCGTTGTGGGGTCCCGCAAGCGCCCATCAGAGGGGAACTACGAGAAGGAGAAAGAACACTGCATTGCCCTGTTTGACCAGTGGTCGGAGGCCGACCAAGTAGAGTTTGTCGAGCGTCTGATATCCCGAATGTGCCACTACCAGCACGGCCACATTAACTCCTACCTCAAACCCATGCTGCAGAGGGACTTCATCACTGCACTGCCAG CACAAGGCTTAGATCACATAGCAGAGAACATTCTGTCTTTCCTGGATGCACGTTCGCTGTGTGCGGCTGAGCTGGTGTGTAAGGAGTGGCAGAGGGTCATCTCTGAGGGTATGCTGTGGAAAAAACTGATAGAACGCATGGTCCGCACTGACCCACTGTGGAAAGGACTGTCCGAACGACACCAGTG GGAGAAATATCTGTTCAAAAACCGCACATCAGAAGTCCCACCCAACTCTTATTATCACTCCCTTTATCCCAAAATCATCCAAGACATAGAG ACTATTGAGGCAAACTGGCGATGTGGCAGACACAATTTGCAGAGGATTCAATGTCGCTCAGAAAACAGTAAAGGGGTTTATTGTCTCCAGTACGATGACGACAAGATCATCAGTGGCCTTAGGGACAATTCCATTaag ATATGGGATAAACAGTCACTGGAGTGTCTGAAAATACTGACTGGTCACACAGGTTCAGTGTTGTGCCTCCAGTATGATGAGAGGGTCATCGTCACTGGGTCCTCTGACTCAACTGTTAG GGTGTGGGAGGTGACGACGGGCGAGGTACTGAACACACTGATCCACCACAACGAGGCCGTGCTTCATTTACGCTTCGCCAATGGCCTGATGGTCACGTGCTCTAAGGACCGCTCGATCGCTGTGTGGGACATGGCATCTCCGACAGATATTAGCTTACGTCGCGTCCTTGTGGGTCATCGGGCGGCTGTCAACGTGGTCGATTTTGACGACAAATATATTGTCTCTGCCTCAGGGGACCGCACCATCAAG GTATGGAGCACCAGCACCTGTGAATTTGTGCGTACTCTAAACGGTCATAAGCGGGGCATTGCCTGTCTACAGTATCGGGATAGACTGGTTGTCAGCGGCTCATCTGATAACACAATTAG GTTATGGGATATCGAGTGCGGCGCATGTTTGCGAGTGCTGGAGGGTCATGAAGAATTGGTGCGCTGCATCCGCTTTGACAACAAGAGGATTGTCAGTGGTGCTTATGATGG TAAGATTAAAGTATGGGACTTGCAGGCAGCATTGGACCCGCGAGCCCCTGCAAGCACACTATGCCTGCGAACTCTGGTG GAGCATTCTGGCCGCGTGTTCCGTCTGCAGTTTGATGAGTTCCAGATCATTAGCAGCTCTCACGATGACACCATTCTGATTTGGGACTTCCTGAACGTCTTGACCAATGGCCAGTCAGAAGGGCGGTCTCCCTCCCGCACCTACACGTATATTTCTAGATAG
- the LOC129189771 gene encoding eukaryotic peptide chain release factor subunit 1, with the protein MADDPSAADRNVEIWKIKKLIKSLEAARGNGTSMISLIIPPKDQISRVAKMLADEFGTASNIKSRVNRLSVLGAITSVQQRLKLYNKVPPNGLVVYCGTIVTDEGKEKKVNIDFEPFKPINTSLYLCDNKFHTEALTALLSDDSKFGFIVIDGSGALFGTLQGNTREVLHKFTVDLPKKHGRGGQSALRFARLRMEKRHNYVRKVAETAVQLFVSNDKVNVAGMVLAGSADFKTELSQSDMFDPRLQAKVLKLVDISYGGENGFNQAIELSAEVLSNVKFIQEKKLIGRYFDEISQDTGKYCFGVEDTLKALEMGAVEILIVYENLDTMRYILRVHGAESNGAENDEKTLYLTPEQEKDKSHFTDKETGQEHELIESMPLLEWFANNYKKFGATLEIVTDKSQEGSQFVKGFGGIGGILRYRVDFQGMEYQGEDDEFFDLDDY; encoded by the exons ATGGCGGACGACCCCAGCGCGGCGGACAGGAACGTGGAGATATGGAAAATCAagaagctgatcaaaagtttggaAGCTGCCCGTGG TAATGGCACCAGCATGATCTCCTTGATCATCCCACCCAAGGACCAGATTTCGAGAGTGGCCAAAATGTTGGCGGATGAGTTTGGCACCGCTTCCAACATCAAGAGTCGAGTCAACAGGCTCTCCGTACTCGGGGCCATAACCTCTGTACAGCAAAGACTAAAGCTGTACAACAAGG TGCCTCCCAATGGCCTAGTCGTGTACTGTGGCACCATTGTTACAGACGAAGggaaggagaaaaaagttaatatCGACTTTGAGCCTTTTAAGCCAATCAACACCTCCCTGTATCTCTGTGACAACAAGTTCCATACTGAG GCATTGACGGCCCTGCTTTCTGATGACAGTAAGTTTGGCTTCATTGTGATTGACGGTAGTGGGGCGCTATTTGGCACGCTGCAGGGGAACACCAGGGAGGTGCTGCACAAGTTCACTGTGGACCTACCCAAGAAGCACG GCAGAGGAGGACAGTCTGCTCTGCGTTTTGCCCGTCTAAGAATGGAGAAGAGACACAACTATGTGAGGAAAGTAGCTGAAACAGCTGTGCAGCTGTTTGTCTCTAACGACAAAGTCAATGTGGCAGGAATGGTTCTGGCTGGTTCTGCCGACTTCAAAACTGAGCTCAGCCAGTCTGACATGTTTGACCCA AGGTTACAAGCCAAGGTTCTGAAGTTAGTGGACATCTCCTACGGTGGTGAAAATGGTTTCAACCAGGCAATTGAGCTCTCAGCAGAGGTTCTCTCCAATGTCAAGTTTATCCAAGAAAAGAAGCTAATAG GGCGATACTTTGATGAGATCAGTCAGGACACCGGGAAGTACTGCTTTGGTGTGGAGGACACACTCAAAGCCTTGGAGATGGGAGCCGTGGAGATCCTCATAGTGTACGAGAACTTAGACACCATGCGTTACATTTTACGCGTACATGGGGCTGAGAGCAACGGAGCTGAGAACG ATGAGAAGACTTTGTACTTAACACCAGAACAGGAGAAAGACAAGTCTCATTTCACAGACAAGGAG ACAGGGCAAGAACATGAACTGATCGAGAGCATGCCGCTGCTAGAGTGGTTTGCCAACAACTACAAAAAATTTGGGGCCACGCTGGAGATAGTCACAGACAAGAGCCAAGAAGGATCCCAGTTTGTCAAGGGCTTTGGAGGCATTGGGG GTATCTTGCGGTATAGGGTGGACTTCCAGGGCATGGAGTACCAAGGAGAGGACGATGAGTTCTTTGATTTGGATGACTACTAG
- the LOC129189770 gene encoding F-box and WD repeat domain-containing 11-A isoform X1, producing the protein MEPEMEDKTLDLMCSVPRSLWLGCSSVAESLCALRCLQSIPSTRAHNQNTSGMDSQNLVDDLSPKKNTVLKLSNGPVVGSRKRPSEGNYEKEKEHCIALFDQWSEADQVEFVERLISRMCHYQHGHINSYLKPMLQRDFITALPAQGLDHIAENILSFLDARSLCAAELVCKEWQRVISEGMLWKKLIERMVRTDPLWKGLSERHQWEKYLFKNRTSEVPPNSYYHSLYPKIIQDIETIEANWRCGRHNLQRIQCRSENSKGVYCLQYDDDKIISGLRDNSIKIWDKQSLECLKILTGHTGSVLCLQYDERVIVTGSSDSTVRVWEVTTGEVLNTLIHHNEAVLHLRFANGLMVTCSKDRSIAVWDMASPTDISLRRVLVGHRAAVNVVDFDDKYIVSASGDRTIKVWSTSTCEFVRTLNGHKRGIACLQYRDRLVVSGSSDNTIRLWDIECGACLRVLEGHEELVRCIRFDNKRIVSGAYDGKIKVWDLQAALDPRAPASTLCLRTLVEHSGRVFRLQFDEFQIISSSHDDTILIWDFLNVLTNGQSEGRSPSRTYTYISR; encoded by the exons ATGGAGCCGGAGATGGAAGACAAAACGTTGGATTTGATG tGCTCTGTGCCTCGCTCTCTCTGGCTGGGCTGCTCCTCGGTGGCTGAGAGTTTGTGTGCACTCAGGTGCCTGCAGAGCATCCCCTCCACCCGGGCTCACAACCAG AACACGTCGGGGATGGACTCACAGAACCTAGTGGATGACCTGTCGCCAAAGAAGAACACAGTTCTCAag CTTAGTAATGGTCCCGTTGTGGGGTCCCGCAAGCGCCCATCAGAGGGGAACTACGAGAAGGAGAAAGAACACTGCATTGCCCTGTTTGACCAGTGGTCGGAGGCCGACCAAGTAGAGTTTGTCGAGCGTCTGATATCCCGAATGTGCCACTACCAGCACGGCCACATTAACTCCTACCTCAAACCCATGCTGCAGAGGGACTTCATCACTGCACTGCCAG CACAAGGCTTAGATCACATAGCAGAGAACATTCTGTCTTTCCTGGATGCACGTTCGCTGTGTGCGGCTGAGCTGGTGTGTAAGGAGTGGCAGAGGGTCATCTCTGAGGGTATGCTGTGGAAAAAACTGATAGAACGCATGGTCCGCACTGACCCACTGTGGAAAGGACTGTCCGAACGACACCAGTG GGAGAAATATCTGTTCAAAAACCGCACATCAGAAGTCCCACCCAACTCTTATTATCACTCCCTTTATCCCAAAATCATCCAAGACATAGAG ACTATTGAGGCAAACTGGCGATGTGGCAGACACAATTTGCAGAGGATTCAATGTCGCTCAGAAAACAGTAAAGGGGTTTATTGTCTCCAGTACGATGACGACAAGATCATCAGTGGCCTTAGGGACAATTCCATTaag ATATGGGATAAACAGTCACTGGAGTGTCTGAAAATACTGACTGGTCACACAGGTTCAGTGTTGTGCCTCCAGTATGATGAGAGGGTCATCGTCACTGGGTCCTCTGACTCAACTGTTAG GGTGTGGGAGGTGACGACGGGCGAGGTACTGAACACACTGATCCACCACAACGAGGCCGTGCTTCATTTACGCTTCGCCAATGGCCTGATGGTCACGTGCTCTAAGGACCGCTCGATCGCTGTGTGGGACATGGCATCTCCGACAGATATTAGCTTACGTCGCGTCCTTGTGGGTCATCGGGCGGCTGTCAACGTGGTCGATTTTGACGACAAATATATTGTCTCTGCCTCAGGGGACCGCACCATCAAG GTATGGAGCACCAGCACCTGTGAATTTGTGCGTACTCTAAACGGTCATAAGCGGGGCATTGCCTGTCTACAGTATCGGGATAGACTGGTTGTCAGCGGCTCATCTGATAACACAATTAG GTTATGGGATATCGAGTGCGGCGCATGTTTGCGAGTGCTGGAGGGTCATGAAGAATTGGTGCGCTGCATCCGCTTTGACAACAAGAGGATTGTCAGTGGTGCTTATGATGG TAAGATTAAAGTATGGGACTTGCAGGCAGCATTGGACCCGCGAGCCCCTGCAAGCACACTATGCCTGCGAACTCTGGTG GAGCATTCTGGCCGCGTGTTCCGTCTGCAGTTTGATGAGTTCCAGATCATTAGCAGCTCTCACGATGACACCATTCTGATTTGGGACTTCCTGAACGTCTTGACCAATGGCCAGTCAGAAGGGCGGTCTCCCTCCCGCACCTACACGTATATTTCTAGATAG